In Acidobacteriota bacterium, a single genomic region encodes these proteins:
- a CDS encoding RidA family protein, which yields MTRSTVHTSDAPAAIGPYSQAIKAGGFVFTSGQLAIDPKTGQLLTGDISVQTHQVFANLKAVLVAAGSSLDRVVKATCFLRDMNDFKAFNAVYGEYLGAGKPARSTVQVARLPLDGAVEIELVALCD from the coding sequence ATGACCCGATCCACCGTGCACACCTCGGACGCCCCGGCGGCCATCGGCCCGTACTCCCAGGCCATCAAAGCCGGCGGATTCGTCTTCACATCCGGCCAGCTGGCCATCGATCCGAAAACCGGTCAACTTCTCACCGGCGACATCTCGGTCCAGACCCACCAGGTCTTCGCCAACCTGAAGGCGGTGCTGGTCGCCGCCGGCAGCTCCCTGGACCGGGTGGTTAAGGCCACGTGCTTCCTGCGCGACATGAACGACTTCAAAGCGTTCAACGCCGTCTACGGCGAATACCTGGGCGCCGGCAAGCCCGCCCGCAGCACCGTGCAGGTGGCCCGGCTGCCCCTGGACGGCGCCGTGGAAATCGAGCTCGTGGCCCTCTGCGACTGA
- a CDS encoding HDIG domain-containing protein — MDSQLLIFGLSLIAFVAVATTVFLLARQSTRERKRVTSILTSFDVPEEEMDTESEIKEIRSHQYRFYRISGFKWIISVFFALLLVLLTTFEFWVDYFPEPMPGKAYPINLKISYPFSFKKIHYSPQDSPLLARNKIVTIDDLELVKAYRASRRLPALYALAGYYVVYQLLILILVFWFGQFSSESREDENKNLVFVFLVILLVLLVAKFASLTGIISVYYVPVAMLAMLVNILIYNKIVPSLVIFTTIFVAILSDFDSQLMLVLFSGGIVTLFWLQNVKKRSQVFSTGLAVGITNLVIYLAIVPMTGERLLSAIVQQDAVGAFLNGPLSSILTLLLIPVFEKVFGHVSPFRLMELTDLDSALLRELYLKAPGSYHHSLAVANLAEIAANEIGANALLLRVGAYYHDIGKMLRPTYFVENINPQGDNPHDKISPYASSKILKSHIILGVELGRKFKLPRKILDFIPQHHGTTVMDYFYEKAKNNPETAGISGSYFAYPGPRPRSREATILMVVDSVEAASRVLTDHSEETVRKAIEKIINHKLTQSQLDESPLTLSELRRITAVLTKALATATHKRIDYPAQTGIHAQFGQPAQPAAEAAGELIGADTDKLVIPDAVRNGEAVPPVAAATIAPAPKPVNGKKGKREDAPPAVNGQATAPPLPADGKKAKREEPPPAPSGNGHPAEPRPDSGGPVQSKT, encoded by the coding sequence CTTCAAGTGGATCATCAGCGTTTTCTTCGCCCTGCTGCTGGTGCTGCTCACCACGTTTGAATTCTGGGTGGACTACTTCCCCGAGCCGATGCCGGGCAAGGCGTACCCCATCAACCTGAAGATCTCCTACCCGTTCTCCTTCAAGAAAATCCACTACTCGCCCCAAGACTCACCCCTGCTGGCCCGGAATAAAATCGTCACCATCGACGACCTGGAGCTGGTCAAGGCGTACCGGGCCAGCCGCCGGCTGCCGGCCCTCTACGCTCTGGCCGGCTATTACGTGGTGTACCAGCTCCTGATCCTGATCCTGGTCTTCTGGTTCGGACAATTCTCCTCGGAGAGCCGGGAGGACGAAAACAAAAACCTGGTGTTCGTCTTCCTGGTCATTCTCCTCGTGCTGCTGGTGGCCAAGTTCGCCAGTCTCACCGGCATCATCTCCGTGTATTACGTGCCGGTGGCCATGCTGGCGATGCTGGTCAACATCCTCATTTATAACAAGATCGTACCATCGCTGGTGATCTTCACCACCATCTTTGTGGCCATCTTGTCCGATTTCGATTCCCAGCTCATGCTGGTGCTCTTCAGCGGCGGCATCGTCACCCTGTTCTGGCTGCAGAACGTGAAGAAGCGCTCCCAGGTCTTCTCCACCGGCCTGGCCGTCGGGATCACCAATCTGGTCATCTACCTCGCCATCGTGCCCATGACCGGGGAGCGCCTGCTCTCGGCCATCGTTCAGCAGGACGCCGTCGGCGCGTTTCTCAACGGCCCACTCTCCAGCATTCTGACTCTGCTCTTGATCCCCGTGTTCGAGAAGGTGTTCGGCCACGTCTCTCCGTTCCGGCTGATGGAGCTGACCGACCTGGATTCCGCTCTGCTCCGCGAGCTGTACCTGAAGGCGCCGGGGTCCTATCACCATTCGCTGGCCGTGGCCAACCTGGCCGAGATCGCGGCGAACGAAATCGGCGCCAACGCCCTGCTGCTCCGGGTGGGTGCCTACTACCACGACATCGGCAAGATGCTCCGCCCCACCTATTTCGTGGAGAACATCAACCCGCAGGGCGACAATCCCCACGACAAGATCTCGCCGTACGCCAGCTCCAAGATCCTGAAATCGCACATCATCCTGGGCGTGGAGCTCGGCCGCAAGTTCAAGCTGCCCCGCAAGATCCTCGACTTCATCCCTCAGCACCACGGTACCACGGTGATGGATTATTTTTACGAAAAGGCCAAGAACAACCCGGAGACGGCCGGCATCTCCGGCAGCTACTTCGCCTACCCGGGGCCGCGGCCGCGTTCCCGCGAGGCCACGATCCTGATGGTCGTCGACTCGGTGGAAGCGGCGTCGCGGGTACTCACCGACCATTCCGAGGAGACCGTCCGCAAGGCCATCGAGAAGATCATCAACCACAAGCTCACCCAATCCCAGCTCGACGAGTCGCCGCTCACCCTGTCGGAGCTCCGGCGGATCACCGCCGTCCTGACCAAGGCGCTGGCCACGGCCACCCACAAGCGCATCGACTACCCGGCTCAGACGGGCATTCACGCGCAGTTCGGCCAGCCGGCGCAACCCGCCGCCGAAGCCGCCGGCGAGCTCATCGGCGCCGACACCGACAAGCTGGTCATCCCGGACGCCGTCCGGAACGGCGAGGCCGTTCCGCCGGTGGCCGCGGCCACCATCGCGCCGGCCCCCAAACCGGTCAACGGCAAGAAGGGCAAGCGCGAGGACGCGCCCCCGGCGGTAAACGGCCAGGCCACGGCGCCGCCCCTCCCGGCCGACGGCAAAAAAGCAAAACGCGAGGAACCGCCACCGGCGCCGTCCGGCAACGGACACCCGGCGGAACCGCGGCCCGACTCCGGTGGGCCCGTGCAATCCAAAACCTAG